Proteins encoded within one genomic window of Neoarius graeffei isolate fNeoGra1 chromosome 18, fNeoGra1.pri, whole genome shotgun sequence:
- the LOC132866383 gene encoding uncharacterized protein LOC132866383 — protein sequence MQMPMMLRVVVDEGDYRRLELDPVPTNLTKLYDTIRQAFGISRDFRIQFKDPVFNDEYMNITSIMDLQDRSTIKLVYIGDVSTASWSPGPSTHNVPSTSWSPVERSSSQSAASVSSQSSDTDDTVILSHSDSELRECPWPREFPIPRFPYNVELQLQRGNECFRETGSLLNITPGLKTDIMEKLAEEIFSYTAYPRNNQFDDVAAALVKKFPCLKDHSACGYYAWMISLKYKMANHRTKMRAIGCPEVTINSLKNKSKDDCLPAKNVKKARKAEVNYCPSNPAGETDESLEKLRVELLNDVEQRDRTQLVKEKMSRTFAFRRKEVVHGTPSAAEFKARWPALFCAGELQAEFQRITTLPLMSTFMAKLDSCLPQLTSVLHKKGGIPGQKLAKHVTVLTETTSPISQKRSAALKSLCIYLGEKDEDLIREYMDIQGLDIEREFRKQPMGIYLICKDGGDAGDHEDIGIHVEGTIVLDNIASEAQACVFMFAIIYVMNMAYPRELRYFYEFVQKVLMEMDRERVSPRVYGLKNKLDAAL from the exons ATGCAGATGCCAATGATGTTGAGGGTTGTTGTTGATGAGGGAGACTACCGTAGGCTTGAACTAGACCCAGTGCCAACAAATCTGACCAAGCTGTATGACACAATTCGACAAGCATTTGGGATATCTAGAGATTTTCGTATTCAATTCAAGGACCCAGTGTTCAATGATGAATATATGAACATTACTTCAATAATGGACCTACAGGACAGaagtacaattaagttggtctatATTGGTGATGTGTCCACTGCCTCATGGTCTCCAGGTCCCTCAACACACAATGTGCCCTCTACGTCATGGTCTCCAGTAGAACGAAGCAGTAGCCAAAGCGCTGCTAGTGTGTCCTCACAGTCATCAGACACAGATGACACGGTAATCCTATCTCATTCAGACTCAGAACTGAGAGAATGTCCATGGCCACGTGAATTCCCTATTCCGCGGTTTCCTTACAATGTGGAGTTACAGCTTCAACGCGGAAATGAGTGCTTCAGAGAAACTGGATCTCTGCTGAATATTACTCCAGGCCTCAAGActgacatcatggagaagctagcTGAGGAGATTTTTAGTTACACTGCATACCCAAGAAATAACCAATTTGACGATGTAGCAGCAGCACTCGTAAAAAaattcccctgtttgaaagatcaTTCTGCTTGTGGATACTACGCCTGGATGATTAGCCTCAAATATAAGATGGCAAATCACAGAACAAAAATGAGAGCGATTGGCTGTCCAGAAGTGACAATAAATTCTCTCAAAAACAAGTCTAAGGATGACTGTCTCCCAGCCAAAAACGTGAAGAAGGCCAGGAAGGCTGAAGTAAACTACTGTCCCTCAAACCCTGCTGGTGAAACTGATGAAAGCCTAGAAAAGCTCCGAGTTGAACTGCTCAATGATGTTGAGCAAAGGGACCGTACACAGCTGGTGAAAGAGAAGATGTCCAGAACCTTCGCTTTCAGAAGAAAGGAGGTGGTACACGGAACTCCATCTGCTGCTGAGTTCAAAGCCAGGTGGCCTGCACTTTTCTGTGCTGGTGAG TTGCAGGCAGAGTTCCAACGCATCACAACATTGCCACTCATGTCTACTTTCATGGCAAAGCTGGACAGCTGTCTACCTCAGCTGACTTCTGTACTCCACAAAAAGGGAGGCATTCCTGGCCAGAAACTAGCCAAACATGTGACAGTCTTGACGGAA ACTACCAGTCCCATTAGTCAGAAGAGGTCAGCTGCCTTGAAGTCGTTATGCATCTACTTGGGCGAGAAAGATGAAGATCTCATCCGGGAGTATATG GACATCCAAGGACTTGATATCGAGAGGGAATTCCGCAAGCAACCCATGGGCATCTACCTTATCTGCAAAGACGGGGGAGATGCTGGAGACCACGAAGATATTGGGATCCATGTGGAGGGCACTATTGTCCTCGACAACATTGCCAGTGAAGCACAGGCCTGTGTTTTCATGTTTGCAATAATATATGTCATGAACATGGCATATCCACGTGAGCTCAGGTACTTTTATGAGTTTGTCCAGAAAGTGCTCATGGAGATGGATCGGGAGCGAGTCTCCCCAAGAGTTTATGGACTAAAAAACAAATTGGATGCTGcactgtaa